A part of Oncorhynchus clarkii lewisi isolate Uvic-CL-2024 chromosome 17, UVic_Ocla_1.0, whole genome shotgun sequence genomic DNA contains:
- the LOC139369643 gene encoding E3 ubiquitin-protein ligase pellino homolog 1, whose translation MFSPDQENISTTPASTKVPVKYGELIVLGYNGSLPNGDRGRRKSRFALCRRPKASGVKPSTVHVACTPQAAKAISNKDQHSISYTLSRAQTVVVEYTHDSNTDMFQIGRSTESPIDFVVTDTVPGSQQSHGGEGQTQTQSIQSTISRFACRIICQRSPPYTARIYAAGFDSSKNIFLGEKAAKWRTQDGQMDGLTTNGVLVMHPRHGFTQDSKPGVWREISVCGKVFTLRETRSAQQRGKMVESESQELVDGSLIDLCGATLLWRTAEGLSRTPTVKHLEALRQELNAGRPQCPVGFNTLAFPSLRRKEILDEKQPWAYLRCGHVHGYHAWGGQGREPEDEVVEVGRERECPMCRTRGPYVPLWLGCEAGFYLDAAPPTHAFSPCGHVCSEKTAAFWSQIPLPHGTHTFHAACPFCVHQLAGESGYLRLIFQGPLD comes from the exons ATGTTTTCTCCCGACCAGGAAAACATCTCCACCACCCCAGCCTCCACCAAAGTGCCAGTCAAATACGGAGAGCTCATTGTTCTGGG GTACAATGGCTCCCTACCCAACGGAGACAGGGGGAGGCGGAAAAGCCGCTTTGCACTGTGCCGGAGACCCAAGGCCAGCGGGGTGAAACCCAGCACAGTACACGTGGCGTGTACACCTCAGGCAGCCAAG GCCATCAGCAACAAGGACCAGCACAGTATCTCCTACACTCTGTCCCGGGCCCAGACGGTGGTGGTGGAGTACACTCATGACAGCAATACAGACATGTTCCAG ATTGGGCGTTCCACAGAGAGCCCCATAGACTTTGTGGTGACAGACACGGTGCCTGGCAGCCAGCAGAGCCACGGGGGGGAgggccagacccagacccagtctaTCCAGAGCACCATCTCGCGCTTCGCCTGCCGCATCATCTGCCAGCGGAGCCCGCCGTACACCGCTCGCATCTACGCCGCCGGCTTCGACTCCTCCAAGAACATCTTCCTGGGG GAGAAGGCAGCCAAGTGGAGGACACAGGACGGACAGATGGACGGGCTGACCACTAATGGCGTGCTGGTGATGCACCCTCGCCACGGCTTCACGCAGGACTCCAAGCCGGGCGTGTGGAGAGAGATCTCTGTCTGTGGCAAAGTCTTCACCCTCAGAGAGACCCGCTCCGCCCAGCAACGGGGCAAGATG GTGGAGAGCGAGAGCCAGGAACTGGTGGATGGCTCGCTGATCGACCTGTGCGGCGCCACCCTCCTGTGGCGCACGGCCGAGGGCCTCTCGCGCACGCCCACCGTGAAGCACCTGGAGGCCCTGCGGCAGGAGCTGAATGCCGGGCGGCCCCAGTGCCCCGTGGGTTTCAACACTCTGGCCTTCCCCAGCCTCCGCCGCAAGGAGATCCTGGATGAGAAGCAGCCGTGGGCCTACCTCCGATGCGGCCATGTGCACGGCTACCACGCCTGGGGAGGCCAAGGACGGGAGCCCGAGgatgaggtggtggaggtgggccGGGAGAGGGAGTGCCCCATGTGCCGAACCAGAGGGCCGTATGTACCGTTATGGCTGGGGTGTGAGGCGGGGTTTTACCTGGATGCAGCACCGCCCACACACGCCTTTAGTCCGTGTGGTCATGTGTGCTCGGAGAAGACGGCAGCGTTCTGGAGCCAGATCCCGCTGCCACACGGCACGCACACCTTCCACGCCGCTTGTCCATTCTGCGTGCATCAACTGGCCGGCGAGAGCGGCTACCTCAGACTCATTTTCCAAGGGCCCCTGGACTAG